GACATCCGAACTATCAGGATCTCGTCGCAAGATGATCCATCACATTGCGATCGGTACTCTGAACGTAAAAACTCTTTCCGATTTTTACGAGACTCTTCCCGGACTCAAAAGAATTCAGGAGCACTGGAACGAGGACAAAACCCTTCGTTCGGTTTGGTTCCAAGCGGGGGAAATTCTTTTGATGTTGGAATCGGATTCGATCGTAAAAGCTCCCAAAGCTCTGATTTTTTCCGCGGCAAGTTTAGAACCTTCTACGATCAACGGTCTTCCGAAATGGATTCAAGAAACGGAATATACAAAATACTTCCGTGATTTGGACGGGAATTTAATCGGATATTCTTCGTATCCGAATCCTTGGCCTTTTTAAAACGATGAAAGAATTCCTTGAGCGGCGATATAAGAAGTCGTCCAGGCGTTTTGAAAATTAAACCCTCCGGTGACTCCGTCCACATCCAAAACTTCGCCTGCGAAGTAGATTCCCGGTACGACCTTACTTTCCATCGTTTTGAAGTTCACTTCCTTTCTACTGACTCCGCCGCAAGTGACAAACTCGTCTTTAAATTCGCCCTTCCCCAAAATCTGAAATCTTCCGTCGGTCAGCTCTTCGGTTAACAAATGCAAATCTTTCGAAGACAGTCCCGACCAAGTTTTCGAAGCGCCAATAGCATGAATTTCTAATATTCTTTCCCAATATCTTCTTGGAATTCCCAAAACGGGAGTATTGACTATAAGTTTTGCGGGATGAAGTTCTTTTTCTTTTTCGATTTTTTTCCGGACCTCTTCCTTCTTCATCCCCGGAAGCAGATTGACTCTTAGAGTCGTATTGTATTCTTTTTCGAACAATTCTCTCGCGCCCTTGGCTGAAAGCTTTAAGATCGCGGGACCGCTCAATCCCCAGTGAGTGATTAACAAAGGACCGATCTGGGAATAACCGAAGTCCATGAGAGAACATTCAGTTTTTTCAAAGGCAAGTCCGGAAAGATCGGTAATTTTTGGATCGGAAATTTTAAACGTGAACAAGGAAGGAACAGGATCCAAGATCGTATGTCCCATCGTCTGCAACCAATTCCACGCCTTTCTCCCCGATCCCGTAGCAAAAAGAATTTTATCAAATTCTAATATTTCTCCGGACTTCAATTTGATTTCAAATTTAGAATTCTCGTTCGGAGTTACGGAGTGAATTTCCATTTCGGTCTTGAGATTGACTCCGACCTTTTTTGCTTCTTGAAAGAGGGCCTGCAAAATCGTCTCGGAAGAATCCGTAATCGGAAACATTCTTCCATCGGGTTCCGTTTTTAAAAGTACACCCCTTTCCTCGTACCAACGAATCGTATCCTTCGGCCCGAAGGTTTCAAAGGCCCAGCGAAGTTCCCTTTCTCCCCTCGGATAGTTCTTACTCATGAGTTCCGGATCAAGACAATGGTGAGTAACGTTACATCTTCCGCCGCCAGAGATTCTCACCTTGGAAAGAAATTGTTTTCCTTTTTCGAGAAGCGTAACTGAACAATTTTTTTCGGTCGCGATTTGAATCGCTCCAAAAAAACCGGCGGCGCCTCCGCCAATCACGGCGACTTTCACAGGTTGTGTGGATTTGGAATTCATAATTGGAATGATCTTTTCGAATTTATGGAAATAGGTTCCGGTTTTCCATACAAAAGAGCGCTACCGTTTTTGCACTCGGTATTTCATTCCGCGAGTTAGATTGGAAATCCTTATCGGCTAAAAGAATCAGCGTGTAGAGTTCCGAAAGATTAAGCGACAAGATAGAATGGAGACTTCCGCCCCCAATCTATCGTTCGAGTGTTTATACGCTTTTGTGGGTTTCGATATAATAATCGGCCGAAATTCTCCCCGAGCCGTAGAGTGAAAAGTGAAAGAGCAAAAGAAGAATCATCGCGGCGTAAGGTAAATTCGAACCGGGCGCCATAAATCCTTCCTTCCCGTGAATAAACAAAACGGCTCCTATCAAAACCGGAACTTGAAGTATAGCCGCAAAACGAGTCAACAATCCGGACAGAAGAAGAATCCCGCCGCAGATATGAGCGATTACAATGTAATGAGCGAGTAACGCAGACGCCATTGGCGCGTTATTCATCTCCATCAAACGAATCAACCCATCCGTATTCGATAGGAACTCAAGACCTTTGTATATCAAGACTCCCCCCAGATAGATCCGCAAGAAGTCCACCAACCAATCCCGATGTTCTTGAAGCCATTGGTTCCAGCGATCCATAGCTCACCTCCAGATTTTTAGGTTTAAAATTTATCATACCCCTTTCCAAAACTTTT
This is a stretch of genomic DNA from Leptospira tipperaryensis. It encodes these proteins:
- a CDS encoding DoxX family protein, giving the protein MDRWNQWLQEHRDWLVDFLRIYLGGVLIYKGLEFLSNTDGLIRLMEMNNAPMASALLAHYIVIAHICGGILLLSGLLTRFAAILQVPVLIGAVLFIHGKEGFMAPGSNLPYAAMILLLLFHFSLYGSGRISADYYIETHKSV
- a CDS encoding VOC family protein; translation: MIHHIAIGTLNVKTLSDFYETLPGLKRIQEHWNEDKTLRSVWFQAGEILLMLESDSIVKAPKALIFSAASLEPSTINGLPKWIQETEYTKYFRDLDGNLIGYSSYPNPWPF
- a CDS encoding NAD(P)/FAD-dependent oxidoreductase, with amino-acid sequence MNSKSTQPVKVAVIGGGAAGFFGAIQIATEKNCSVTLLEKGKQFLSKVRISGGGRCNVTHHCLDPELMSKNYPRGERELRWAFETFGPKDTIRWYEERGVLLKTEPDGRMFPITDSSETILQALFQEAKKVGVNLKTEMEIHSVTPNENSKFEIKLKSGEILEFDKILFATGSGRKAWNWLQTMGHTILDPVPSLFTFKISDPKITDLSGLAFEKTECSLMDFGYSQIGPLLITHWGLSGPAILKLSAKGARELFEKEYNTTLRVNLLPGMKKEEVRKKIEKEKELHPAKLIVNTPVLGIPRRYWERILEIHAIGASKTWSGLSSKDLHLLTEELTDGRFQILGKGEFKDEFVTCGGVSRKEVNFKTMESKVVPGIYFAGEVLDVDGVTGGFNFQNAWTTSYIAAQGILSSF